In Euphorbia lathyris chromosome 9, ddEupLath1.1, whole genome shotgun sequence, the following are encoded in one genomic region:
- the LOC136205879 gene encoding uncharacterized protein, translated as MTFRGLFTWSDTEISNGDKQNEAAAMSPENGKDTDEIERSKIQIMRSHVEREDPDAKEVDDLMMRRFLRARELDIEKASALFLKYLSWKRSFMPNGSISPSEIPNELAQNKIFMQGFDKNNHPIVVVLGAKHIPYTGNIEEFKRFVVFTLERICARMPRGQEKFVAIADLEGWGYTNSDFRAALAVLSILQDCYPERLAKSFVVHVPYIFMTAWKAIYPFIDAKTKKKMVFVDDKNLSSTLREDIEESQLPDIYGGKLPLIPIQDS; from the exons ATGACTTTCCGGGGACTATTTACATGGTCGGATACCGAAATCAGTAACGGCGACAAACAAAATGAGGCGGCGGCGATGAGTCCAGAAAACGGAAAGGACACCGATGAGATTGAGAGAAGTAAAATTCAAATTATGAGATCTCATGTTGAAAGAGAAGATCCTGATGCTAAG GAAGTGGATGATTTGATGATGAGGCGATTTTTGAGAGCTCGTGAACTGGACATTGAAAAAGCTTCTGCATTATTCTTGAAGTACCTAAGCTGGAAAAGATCATTTATGCCTAATGGATCTATTTCTCCATCAGAAATTCCAAATGAACTTGCCCAGAACAAGATATTCATGCAAGGATTTGATAAGAACAATCATCCCATTGTGGTTGTTCTTGGTGCCAAACATATTCCATATACTGGAAATATAGAAGAGTTCAAGC GTTTTGTAGTCTTCACTCTTGAGAGAATATGTGCCAG AATGCCACGTGGACAGGAAAAATTTGTGGCGATTGCAGATCTTGAAGGATGGGGATACACTAATAGTGACTTCAGAGCAGCTCTAGCTGTATTATCGATACTGCAG GATTGTTACCCAGAGAGGTTAGCCAAATCATTTGTAGTCCATGTACCATACATATTCATGACTGCTTGGAAGGCTATTTACCCTTTCATTGACGCCAAAACCAAAAAGAAG ATGGTTTTTGTTGATGACAAAAATTTAAGTTCGACTCTACGTGAAGACATCGAAGAGAGTCAACTGCCTGATATATACGGAGGCAAACTACCATTAATTCCTATACAAGATAGCTAA